The following proteins come from a genomic window of Halorussus halophilus:
- a CDS encoding Lrp/AsnC family transcriptional regulator, whose translation MIRAYVAVITAGGASKEVLDAVRDLSGVTEAHIVAGDFDIVAEIEGETVHDLQTMLTKEIQAIDGVGTTRTYVQLD comes from the coding sequence ATGATTCGCGCCTACGTCGCCGTTATCACTGCGGGCGGAGCCTCGAAGGAAGTCCTCGACGCGGTCCGGGACCTCTCCGGCGTCACGGAGGCCCACATCGTCGCTGGCGACTTCGACATCGTCGCCGAAATCGAGGGCGAGACGGTCCACGACCTCCAGACGATGCTTACGAAAGAGATTCAAGCCATCGACGGCGTGGGGACGACTCGGACGTACGTGCAACTCGACTGA
- a CDS encoding universal stress protein — translation MSDPLLQTVVVPVASVEDAESTFAAALDRIAASDGRVVAVHVVEKGGGVPDKASVEQREEVGEEIFEVVERACEDAGVAVETRLEYGTDVAETIFDVADDVDATSIAFTPRGGSRWVRMLTGDVTLSLVTETDRPVVVLPDEDDE, via the coding sequence ATGAGCGACCCGCTCCTGCAAACTGTCGTCGTCCCCGTCGCCAGCGTCGAAGACGCCGAATCGACCTTCGCGGCCGCGCTCGACCGAATTGCGGCGAGTGACGGTCGCGTCGTCGCGGTCCACGTCGTCGAGAAGGGCGGCGGCGTCCCCGACAAGGCGTCGGTCGAACAGCGCGAAGAAGTCGGCGAAGAGATTTTCGAAGTCGTCGAGCGGGCCTGCGAGGACGCAGGCGTCGCCGTCGAGACGCGACTCGAATACGGCACCGACGTCGCCGAGACTATTTTCGACGTCGCCGACGACGTAGACGCCACGTCTATCGCGTTCACGCCGCGCGGTGGCAGTCGTTGGGTGCGGATGCTCACCGGTGACGTGACCCTCTCGCTCGTGACCGAGACCGACCGACCGGTGGTCGTGCTTCCGGACGAGGACGACGAATGA
- a CDS encoding amino acid permease, translated as MSDEELAKDLGPLAALTIGVGTMIGAGIFVLPRQAYATAGPAIALSFAVGGIISLFTALSASELGTAMPKAGGSYYYVNHALGPLFGSIAGMGNWMGLAFASAFYVLGFGDFIVQLVTIPTVSLGVVTLTGKKIAALMAGLLFVVINYVGAKETGRLQNVIVITLVAILTVFSILGFLQSDISTLKPFAPAELGGYGAVLPGTALVFVSFLGFAKITTVAEEIKNPGRNLPLAVVGSVVIVTIMYAILMVVMASVKNWRQLAAEGADPVVEVAEIAFGETLGLAGVGAGLIIFGGLLATASSANASILASSRINFAMGRDKLISSWLNDIHEKFATPYRSIGVTGAIILALILVGEVKVLAKAGSVLHLIVYGLLNLALIVMREADVAEYEPAFKVPFYPITPILGALFSFALIGFMAPIEIGLSVLFVAGGVVWYFAYARGKTDKQGILGNYIRNRPEKMPDSAVAAATSVQPDGGEYKVMVPLANPEHEQQLISLASAIANQRDGRVVAVHIVQVPDQTPLASGAEHVEQLDAESGELLAKAREDAETLGVPIETHTILSHRSFEEVFDAARSHKADLTIMGWGPDSHGSPGRAESAMDELTHNLPCDFLVLKDRGFDPERVLVPTAGGPDSDLSATIAKYLRSEFDSEITLLHVADDQTEGERFLADWADDHGLSDADLRVETGDVETAIERAANDCSLMVVGATERGLLSRLVRGSLVLDVVDDVDCSVLLAEQTRKRSLRERLFG; from the coding sequence ATGAGCGACGAAGAACTCGCGAAAGACCTCGGTCCACTCGCCGCACTGACCATCGGCGTCGGGACCATGATCGGCGCGGGTATCTTCGTGTTGCCTCGACAAGCGTACGCCACGGCAGGCCCCGCCATCGCACTCTCGTTCGCGGTCGGCGGTATCATCTCGCTGTTCACGGCACTGTCCGCGAGCGAACTCGGGACCGCAATGCCGAAGGCTGGCGGCAGTTACTACTACGTCAACCACGCACTTGGGCCGCTGTTCGGATCGATTGCGGGGATGGGTAACTGGATGGGACTGGCGTTCGCATCTGCGTTCTACGTGCTCGGATTCGGCGATTTCATCGTCCAACTCGTCACCATCCCCACCGTAAGCCTCGGAGTGGTGACGTTGACCGGGAAGAAGATAGCCGCGTTGATGGCGGGACTGCTGTTCGTCGTCATCAACTACGTCGGTGCGAAAGAGACGGGACGACTACAGAACGTCATCGTCATCACGCTCGTGGCGATTCTGACCGTCTTCTCGATTCTGGGCTTCCTGCAGTCGGATATCTCGACCCTGAAACCGTTCGCCCCGGCCGAACTCGGCGGCTACGGTGCGGTCCTCCCCGGAACGGCGCTCGTCTTCGTCTCGTTCCTCGGATTCGCCAAAATCACGACCGTCGCGGAGGAAATCAAGAATCCCGGCCGCAATCTCCCACTGGCGGTCGTCGGGTCGGTCGTCATCGTGACGATAATGTACGCAATCCTGATGGTCGTCATGGCGAGTGTGAAGAACTGGCGTCAACTCGCCGCAGAGGGCGCGGACCCCGTGGTCGAAGTCGCCGAAATCGCGTTCGGTGAGACGCTCGGCCTTGCAGGCGTCGGTGCAGGACTCATCATCTTCGGGGGACTGCTCGCCACCGCGTCCAGCGCAAACGCGTCGATTCTGGCCTCCTCGCGCATCAACTTCGCCATGGGCCGCGACAAACTCATCTCGTCGTGGCTCAACGACATCCACGAGAAATTTGCGACCCCGTACCGCTCGATAGGGGTGACGGGAGCCATCATTCTGGCGCTCATCCTCGTGGGCGAAGTGAAGGTGTTGGCCAAAGCCGGAAGCGTCCTTCACCTCATAGTCTACGGACTGCTCAACCTCGCGCTCATCGTGATGCGGGAGGCGGACGTCGCCGAGTACGAACCGGCGTTCAAGGTGCCGTTCTACCCCATCACGCCCATCCTCGGCGCGCTGTTCTCGTTCGCGCTCATCGGGTTCATGGCACCCATTGAAATCGGCCTCAGCGTCCTCTTCGTCGCCGGTGGCGTCGTCTGGTACTTCGCGTACGCCCGTGGTAAGACCGACAAACAGGGTATTCTCGGAAATTACATCCGAAACCGTCCCGAGAAGATGCCAGACTCGGCCGTCGCGGCCGCGACGTCGGTCCAACCGGACGGCGGCGAGTACAAGGTGATGGTGCCGCTGGCTAACCCTGAACACGAACAGCAACTCATCTCGCTGGCGAGCGCCATCGCCAACCAGCGCGACGGCCGCGTCGTCGCAGTCCACATCGTGCAGGTGCCCGACCAAACGCCGCTGGCGAGCGGGGCCGAACACGTCGAGCAACTGGACGCAGAGTCTGGCGAACTGCTCGCAAAAGCCCGCGAAGACGCCGAGACGCTCGGCGTCCCCATCGAAACTCACACCATCCTCTCGCACCGCTCGTTCGAGGAGGTGTTCGACGCCGCCCGGAGCCACAAGGCGGACCTCACAATCATGGGTTGGGGGCCGGACTCCCACGGGTCGCCGGGCCGAGCAGAGAGCGCGATGGACGAACTCACGCACAACTTGCCGTGTGACTTCCTCGTGCTGAAAGACCGCGGCTTCGACCCCGAGCGCGTGCTGGTGCCGACCGCTGGCGGTCCGGACTCGGACCTCAGCGCGACTATCGCCAAGTACCTCCGCTCGGAGTTCGACTCGGAGATTACGCTGTTGCACGTCGCCGACGACCAAACTGAAGGCGAGCGGTTCCTCGCCGACTGGGCCGACGACCACGGCTTGAGCGACGCCGACCTGCGCGTCGAAACCGGTGACGTGGAGACGGCCATCGAACGCGCCGCGAACGACTGTTCGCTGATGGTCGTCGGTGCGACCGAACGCGGTCTGCTGTCGCGTCTCGTCCGCGGGTCGCTGGTGCTGGACGTGGTGGACGACGTGGACTGTTCGGTGCTGCTGGCCGAACAGACCCGCAAGCGGTCGCTCCGCGAACGACTGTTCGGTTGA
- a CDS encoding helix-turn-helix domain-containing protein, whose translation MSLIAEFSVPADSFALGHALESAPGTRVEIERLATHSREWVMPFFWVSGDDVDQFADALEDDPTVEAFETLDAFDGTYLYEIRWDDDIEQLVDEMVNRHGIVRQAIANKNEWFLKLRFTDEGFLSEFRDHFEADAFELHRKYRTTEPKDGEFGLTPEQRETLVLASELGYFSVPRNATVEDIAERLDISANSVSQRLRRAHDTLIRHTLVIDGGQLDR comes from the coding sequence ATGAGCCTCATCGCGGAGTTCTCCGTTCCCGCAGACAGTTTTGCGCTGGGTCACGCACTCGAATCGGCTCCCGGAACGCGCGTCGAAATCGAACGACTCGCGACTCACAGCAGAGAGTGGGTGATGCCCTTCTTTTGGGTGTCGGGCGACGACGTAGACCAGTTCGCCGACGCGCTCGAAGACGACCCGACCGTCGAAGCGTTCGAGACCCTCGACGCGTTCGACGGCACCTACCTCTACGAGATTCGGTGGGACGACGATATCGAACAGTTGGTAGACGAGATGGTCAACCGCCACGGTATCGTCCGACAGGCCATCGCCAACAAGAACGAGTGGTTTCTGAAACTTCGGTTCACCGACGAAGGGTTTCTCTCGGAGTTCCGCGACCACTTCGAGGCAGACGCGTTCGAACTCCACCGCAAGTACCGGACGACCGAACCGAAAGACGGCGAGTTCGGTCTGACGCCCGAACAGCGCGAGACGCTGGTGTTGGCCTCGGAGTTGGGTTACTTCTCGGTGCCGCGAAACGCGACGGTCGAGGACATCGCCGAACGACTCGACATCTCGGCGAACTCCGTCTCCCAGCGACTCCGCCGGGCACACGACACACTCATCCGGCACACGCTCGTCATCGACGGCGGCCAGTTGGACCGCTAA
- a CDS encoding amino acid permease, which translates to MSASGPGDAGNQGGVAPDGGTGSDVEAQLDRDIGIVGAIALGVGTMIAAGIFVLSGLAVSNVGAAAIVSFLLAAIVASFTAFAYAEFASLYPESGGGYMYVANVFETDLTYIVGWSMILGYPASAAFYLASFSDWFYRFMYPALDISQATPYWASGLAVLGLLVAINLKGTEETGLFQIVVTALKVALIVLFLYGGLQGFESSVVMNSLSENLNDFRQLGLTTALVFITFFGFEAIATNAEEIEKPSTNIPRAIFFSMGFVTFVYALVVIVIVLAVNDTNFLQFLANQQNLAGPEAARAFVATNGEVSMGRAAQYYLGDVGFYIVIVGALFSMLSAANATILAGSRVKLAMARRHHLPEQFEDLHPSLNTPYKSVLLTGGLILFYIAVFSVLFGTAPGVDPHSVTFPLGLHLGLHSIAHFADFMLLGGLIFVNFAIIQSRRKFPKVERGFEVPAVPWLPIVAILANLGLLVNVEPKAFVIGVLAEVVGVGFWFAWKSQAPESERLERETPTVVSEHTPADRDYQIVVPVANPETVEQLMRTAVDIAADNDGEILVMSVVTVPEQTPLEEARQFVGEERAAIDRAMDVAEEVDSDVPVNGMVRIGHDASHGILNTIRQYESDAVLVGWRGRAHHRRDVVLGGTVDEVVREAECDVLVEKIGDTTTVESILVPTAGGPHAELAAETARAIARSEGSEIRVVHVTESGADRETREEAEAKIRETLDELDDVVAEGEVLEGDDVVETIVTETENYDMTIIGATRESAVQRLVFGTIPEKVGANAPNAVIMTKRDLGIRSRLRQLLE; encoded by the coding sequence ATGTCGGCCTCAGGACCAGGGGACGCAGGCAACCAAGGCGGCGTAGCGCCAGACGGTGGGACCGGGTCGGACGTAGAGGCACAACTGGACCGCGACATCGGCATCGTCGGCGCAATCGCGCTGGGCGTCGGTACCATGATCGCCGCAGGTATCTTCGTCCTCTCCGGACTGGCCGTGAGCAACGTCGGCGCGGCGGCCATCGTCTCGTTCTTGCTGGCCGCAATCGTGGCCAGTTTCACCGCCTTCGCCTACGCGGAGTTCGCGTCGCTCTACCCCGAGAGCGGCGGCGGCTACATGTACGTCGCCAACGTCTTCGAGACGGACCTGACCTACATCGTCGGGTGGTCGATGATTCTGGGTTACCCTGCGAGTGCGGCGTTCTATCTAGCGAGTTTCTCGGACTGGTTCTATCGGTTCATGTACCCCGCGCTGGACATCTCGCAAGCGACACCGTACTGGGCGTCGGGGCTGGCGGTCCTCGGTTTGCTCGTCGCAATCAACCTGAAAGGAACCGAAGAGACCGGACTGTTCCAAATCGTCGTCACGGCACTGAAAGTCGCGCTCATCGTCCTGTTCCTCTACGGCGGCCTCCAAGGCTTCGAGTCGTCCGTCGTGATGAACTCGCTCTCGGAGAACTTGAACGACTTCCGGCAACTCGGACTGACCACCGCGCTGGTGTTCATCACGTTCTTCGGTTTCGAAGCGATTGCGACGAACGCCGAAGAGATAGAGAAACCGAGTACGAACATCCCGCGAGCCATCTTCTTCAGCATGGGGTTCGTAACGTTCGTCTACGCGCTGGTCGTCATCGTCATCGTGTTGGCAGTCAACGACACGAACTTCTTGCAGTTCCTCGCCAACCAGCAGAACCTCGCCGGACCGGAGGCCGCCAGAGCGTTCGTCGCGACGAACGGCGAAGTCTCGATGGGTCGGGCGGCCCAGTACTACCTCGGCGACGTTGGCTTCTACATCGTCATCGTTGGCGCGTTGTTCTCGATGCTGTCGGCGGCGAACGCGACGATTCTGGCCGGGTCGCGCGTGAAACTAGCGATGGCCCGCCGTCACCACCTCCCCGAGCAGTTCGAAGACCTGCATCCGAGTCTGAACACGCCGTACAAGTCGGTCCTCCTGACTGGCGGTCTCATCCTCTTCTACATCGCCGTCTTCAGCGTTCTCTTCGGGACGGCACCCGGCGTGGACCCACACAGCGTCACGTTCCCGCTCGGACTCCACCTCGGACTCCACTCCATCGCGCACTTCGCGGACTTCATGCTACTCGGCGGTCTCATCTTCGTCAACTTCGCCATCATCCAGTCCCGGCGGAAGTTTCCGAAAGTCGAACGCGGGTTCGAAGTGCCCGCCGTTCCGTGGCTTCCAATCGTTGCAATTCTGGCCAATCTCGGCCTGTTGGTCAACGTCGAACCGAAGGCGTTCGTCATCGGCGTCCTCGCGGAAGTAGTCGGCGTTGGCTTCTGGTTCGCCTGGAAGTCTCAAGCGCCCGAGTCCGAACGACTGGAGCGCGAGACGCCGACCGTCGTCTCCGAACACACGCCCGCCGACCGCGACTACCAGATAGTCGTACCGGTCGCCAACCCCGAGACAGTCGAGCAGTTGATGCGCACGGCAGTAGACATCGCGGCCGACAACGACGGCGAGATTCTGGTAATGAGCGTCGTCACCGTCCCCGAACAGACGCCACTCGAAGAGGCACGCCAGTTCGTCGGCGAGGAACGCGCGGCCATCGACCGCGCGATGGACGTGGCCGAAGAAGTCGATAGTGACGTCCCGGTCAACGGCATGGTTCGCATCGGCCACGACGCCTCCCACGGCATCCTCAACACGATTCGGCAGTACGAGAGCGACGCCGTCCTCGTCGGGTGGCGGGGGCGCGCGCACCATCGCCGCGACGTGGTGCTGGGCGGTACCGTAGACGAAGTCGTCCGCGAAGCAGAGTGCGACGTACTGGTCGAGAAAATAGGCGACACGACCACTGTCGAGTCCATCTTGGTCCCGACCGCTGGCGGCCCGCACGCGGAACTGGCCGCCGAGACCGCCCGCGCTATCGCTCGTTCGGAAGGCTCCGAAATTCGAGTCGTCCACGTCACGGAATCAGGTGCGGACCGAGAGACGCGAGAAGAAGCCGAAGCCAAGATTCGAGAGACGCTCGACGAACTGGACGACGTCGTCGCGGAAGGTGAAGTTCTCGAAGGCGACGACGTGGTCGAAACAATCGTCACCGAGACCGAGAACTACGACATGACTATCATCGGTGCGACCCGAGAGAGCGCGGTCCAGCGACTCGTCTTCGGGACGATACCCGAGAAAGTCGGGGCGAACGCACCGAACGCGGTCATCATGACTAAGCGGGACCTCGGTATCAGGTCTCGGCTTCGGCAACTGCTGGAGTGA
- a CDS encoding twin-arginine translocation signal domain-containing protein, which produces MSMGRGSSERTVSRRGFLTGVGSVVGVVVVSGLVSSQQVDTSLPPGAVLFDLNDDGSFDAEVTAGSDSVRDDAHPNPVHVTSGGNSTVDYAASVVEPDGELRLGDVQQLSYDYYEGPNNAGPAPDDTFLVVENGDGRHGMYLSFDADAPSEQWQTHDVAARIRGDTEGTSGWFEYTAVEGGDDRNFDNVVERFGEDARLVRVGIGRGDAVEPATLDVFYDNLRINDATREFPTSISKRVAGLDGPNSYIFG; this is translated from the coding sequence ATGAGCATGGGACGGGGGAGTTCGGAACGGACCGTGTCGAGACGGGGATTTCTGACAGGTGTCGGGAGCGTGGTCGGGGTGGTAGTCGTCTCGGGACTCGTGAGTAGCCAGCAGGTCGATACGTCGCTCCCACCCGGTGCAGTCCTCTTCGACTTGAACGACGACGGAAGCTTCGACGCCGAAGTCACCGCCGGTTCCGACTCGGTCCGCGACGACGCGCATCCGAACCCGGTTCACGTCACGTCGGGTGGCAACTCGACGGTCGATTACGCCGCGTCGGTGGTGGAACCTGATGGTGAGTTGCGTCTCGGCGACGTCCAGCAATTGAGCTACGACTACTACGAGGGACCGAACAACGCCGGTCCCGCGCCTGACGACACCTTTCTCGTCGTGGAGAACGGCGACGGCCGCCACGGCATGTATCTCTCCTTCGACGCGGACGCCCCCAGCGAGCAGTGGCAGACACACGACGTTGCGGCCCGAATCCGTGGCGACACCGAGGGAACGAGCGGTTGGTTCGAGTACACCGCCGTCGAAGGTGGTGACGACCGGAACTTCGACAACGTCGTAGAGCGCTTCGGCGAGGACGCCCGACTCGTACGAGTGGGCATCGGCCGAGGCGACGCCGTCGAACCGGCCACGCTCGACGTGTTCTACGACAACCTGCGGATAAACGACGCAACACGGGAGTTCCCGACCTCGATTTCGAAGCGCGTGGCGGGGCTCGACGGGCCGAATAGTTATATTTTCGGCTGA
- a CDS encoding helix-turn-helix domain-containing protein produces MSAATVFEVEVPASSLALRDTFEREPGAEFRMEQMVGGGGDRIMPFVWVSGIDADRAEELFAADSSVTKTTRLGGNGDATLFEVTFAGEICSFAETIFERDGVMLHAKGKDSVWSFRLRFTNHQDLGSVFDDEFCRQYEATVTRLYSDQDGPATRNGLTSKQQQALSAAHEMGYYTVPRNVDLRAVGDRLGVSRQAVSERLRRAHESLIGDHLGESELGN; encoded by the coding sequence ATGAGTGCAGCGACCGTCTTCGAAGTCGAAGTACCCGCGTCCTCGCTCGCGTTGCGCGACACGTTCGAGCGCGAACCGGGCGCGGAGTTCCGGATGGAACAGATGGTCGGTGGGGGAGGAGACAGAATCATGCCGTTCGTCTGGGTGTCCGGCATCGACGCCGACCGGGCCGAGGAACTGTTCGCCGCGGACTCGTCGGTGACGAAGACGACTCGATTGGGGGGGAACGGCGACGCGACGCTGTTCGAGGTGACGTTCGCGGGCGAAATCTGTTCGTTCGCCGAGACCATCTTCGAGCGCGACGGTGTCATGCTACACGCCAAGGGCAAAGACAGCGTCTGGAGCTTCCGGCTTCGGTTCACGAATCACCAAGACCTCGGAAGCGTCTTCGACGACGAGTTCTGTCGGCAGTACGAAGCGACCGTCACTCGCCTCTACAGCGACCAAGACGGTCCCGCCACGCGAAACGGACTGACCAGCAAGCAACAACAAGCACTCTCGGCGGCCCACGAGATGGGCTACTACACCGTGCCGCGCAACGTGGACCTGAGAGCGGTCGGTGACCGACTCGGCGTCTCCAGACAGGCCGTCTCAGAGCGACTGCGTCGCGCCCACGAATCGCTCATCGGTGACCACCTCGGCGAGAGCGAACTGGGGAATTAG